The genomic DNA GCTGCTGCACCGGCTGGCGGCCATGGGGCTGCGCGTGGGCAGCCTGCACGGCGACCGGGGCTACGGCTTCCCGGCCACGCGTCGATTGGTCGCCGATGCGGGCATCGAGCCCGTGCTCGCCGAACGCGCCGACCCCGGCCGACCGCGCAAGGACGGTCGGCCGCGTCGCGTCGCCGACCACGGCAGCGGCCTGGGCGTGATCCGCCGCGTCGTCGAGCAGACGCTGGCGAACTTCGGCCACAGCCGGCGCATCAAACTGTGCTACGAGAAGTGCCACGCGCACTTCCAGGCGTTCCACGACCTGACCGCCGCGATGCTCTGTTACACCCGCCTCCGCCACTACCGAAGCGGGTTGTGAAAC from Tepidisphaeraceae bacterium includes the following:
- a CDS encoding transposase, whose amino-acid sequence is MVDACGTTLAVCTTAANVRDEQAVPTLLHRLAAMGLRVGSLHGDRGYGFPATRRLVADAGIEPVLAERADPGRPRKDGRPRRVADHGSGLGVIRRVVEQTLANFGHSRRIKLCYEKCHAHFQAFHDLTAAMLCYTRLRHYRSGL